In Rhodococcus sp. OK302, one genomic interval encodes:
- a CDS encoding molybdopterin guanine dinucleotide-containing S/N-oxide reductase, protein MTTTPNRRFQHTSHWGMFTAESVAGEVTAVHPHEGDSDPSPMLGNFAGSVRSRSRVTGPAVRRGWLENGPGPTERRGSDEFVSVSWEELTELLSRELRRVVDTHGNNAIFGGSYGWASAGRFHHAQSQVHRFLNQLGGYTKSVHSYSLGATGVIMPHVVGTHSQLFERSTSWDVIAEHSDLLVCFGGVPIKNTGVNAGGSSDHPTSGALNSFRDRGGKIVSFSPLRDDLDGECDWISPIPGTDVAIMLALAYVLASEGLHDRAFLDRYCVGYERFEDYLLGRSDGVPKDSQWAQEISGVPAATIASLARRMASGRTLVSVTWSLQRIKHGEQAPWMGVTLAAMLGQIGLPGGGFGHGYGSMNEPGMAPVPYPLPTFPQGRNPVADFIPVAAISDLLLSPGEEFDYDGRRLTYPDIRLVYWAGGNPFHHHQELSRLRRAFARPDTIVVHEPYWTPMAKNADIVVPSTTSLERNDLSCTRNDAVLVAMHQVVPPFADARDDYETFAALAHALGFGEEFTEGRSSQQWIEHLYSQWRPAVDADGGNTPAFEDFWADGHYRMRTQDSLILFGEFREDPEENPLGTPSGKIEIFSETIESFGYDDCQGHPRWYEPEEWLNGQRAEQFPLHLIANQPKTRLHGQLDHGAVSQASKIFGREPIRLHPAAAAERGLVARDVVRVFNDRGACLAGVVIDSGMHPDVVQLSTGAWYDPLDPADPDAMCVHGNPNVLTPDVGTSSLSHGCTGQHVLVQIEKFDGDLPPIRAFDPPVLLTR, encoded by the coding sequence GTGACCACCACACCGAATCGGCGTTTTCAGCACACCTCTCATTGGGGCATGTTCACCGCCGAATCAGTGGCCGGCGAAGTAACCGCTGTGCATCCGCACGAGGGCGATTCCGATCCCTCGCCGATGCTCGGAAACTTCGCCGGTTCGGTGCGCAGTCGGAGCCGGGTAACCGGCCCGGCAGTGCGCCGAGGGTGGCTCGAGAACGGTCCGGGTCCCACCGAACGCCGGGGATCCGACGAGTTCGTCTCGGTGTCGTGGGAAGAACTGACCGAACTGCTCTCACGTGAATTGCGCCGGGTAGTCGATACCCATGGCAATAATGCGATCTTCGGTGGCTCGTACGGTTGGGCCAGCGCCGGTCGATTCCATCACGCGCAGAGCCAAGTTCACCGATTTCTGAATCAACTCGGCGGCTACACCAAGTCGGTTCACAGCTACTCGCTCGGCGCGACGGGCGTCATCATGCCCCACGTAGTCGGCACCCACAGCCAGTTGTTCGAACGCTCCACGTCATGGGACGTCATTGCGGAACACTCCGACCTACTGGTGTGCTTCGGTGGCGTTCCGATCAAGAACACCGGCGTCAATGCTGGTGGTAGCAGCGATCATCCGACAAGTGGTGCATTGAATTCGTTCCGTGACCGCGGTGGCAAGATCGTCTCCTTCAGCCCGTTGCGCGACGACCTCGACGGCGAATGTGACTGGATCTCACCGATTCCCGGAACCGACGTGGCGATCATGCTGGCGTTGGCCTACGTGCTCGCGTCGGAAGGTCTTCACGATCGTGCCTTCTTGGATCGTTACTGCGTCGGCTACGAACGTTTCGAGGACTACCTGCTCGGACGCTCCGACGGTGTTCCGAAGGATTCGCAGTGGGCGCAGGAGATTTCGGGTGTACCGGCGGCCACGATCGCGAGTCTGGCCCGGAGGATGGCGTCCGGCCGCACATTGGTGTCGGTCACGTGGTCGTTGCAACGCATCAAGCACGGTGAACAAGCCCCGTGGATGGGCGTCACTCTCGCGGCGATGCTCGGTCAGATCGGGCTTCCGGGAGGCGGTTTCGGGCACGGCTACGGCTCGATGAACGAACCGGGGATGGCTCCGGTCCCGTACCCGCTGCCCACGTTTCCGCAGGGGCGTAACCCAGTCGCCGACTTCATCCCCGTTGCCGCAATCTCCGATTTGTTGCTCTCGCCGGGTGAAGAATTCGACTACGACGGCAGACGTCTCACCTATCCCGATATCCGGTTGGTCTATTGGGCGGGCGGAAATCCGTTCCATCATCATCAGGAACTGTCGCGTCTGCGACGCGCCTTCGCCAGGCCCGACACCATCGTCGTTCACGAGCCGTACTGGACTCCGATGGCCAAGAACGCCGATATCGTGGTGCCGTCGACGACGTCTCTCGAGCGAAACGATCTCAGCTGCACCAGAAATGACGCGGTACTGGTCGCGATGCATCAGGTCGTTCCGCCGTTTGCGGATGCCCGCGACGACTACGAGACCTTTGCAGCGCTCGCCCACGCGCTCGGATTCGGTGAGGAGTTCACCGAAGGGCGATCGTCGCAGCAATGGATCGAGCATCTCTACAGTCAGTGGCGGCCCGCTGTGGACGCCGACGGCGGCAACACCCCGGCGTTCGAGGATTTCTGGGCCGACGGTCACTACCGGATGCGCACACAGGACAGTTTGATCCTGTTCGGAGAGTTCCGCGAGGACCCCGAGGAGAATCCGCTGGGGACACCCAGCGGGAAGATCGAGATCTTCTCCGAGACCATCGAATCGTTCGGCTACGACGACTGCCAAGGGCACCCTCGTTGGTACGAACCCGAAGAGTGGTTGAACGGTCAACGCGCGGAGCAGTTTCCGCTCCACCTCATCGCCAACCAGCCCAAGACACGCCTCCACGGTCAGCTCGACCATGGCGCCGTAAGTCAGGCGTCGAAGATTTTCGGTCGTGAACCGATTCGTCTGCACCCCGCTGCGGCGGCCGAGCGAGGTCTCGTCGCGCGCGATGTCGTGCGAGTGTTCAACGACCGCGGTGCGTGTCTGGCGGGTGTGGTGATCGATTCGGGGATGCATCCCGATGTCGTTCAGCTTTCCACCGGCGCTTGGTACGACCCTCTCGACCCCGCTGATCCCGACGCAATGTGTGTTCACGGAAACCCGAATGTTCTGACGCCGGATGTCGGTACGTCCTCGCTGTCCCACGGTTGCACCGGTCAGCATGTGCTGGTGCAGATCGAGAAGTTCGACGGGGACCTTCCGCCGATCCGCGCGTTCGATCCTCCGGTCCTGCTTACGCGCTGA
- a CDS encoding dihydrofolate reductase family protein, whose translation MGLIHIDLFTTLDGVAQAPGGPDEDTDSGFTFGGWQAPLLDEVVGEQVESGMAGMDALLLGRRTYDIFAAYWPDAGGDIARRFNSVPKYVASRRAQTLEWADSTLLVRDTAAAVRELRNRHSNTHVIGSLDFVQTLFAERLFDRLTLWVYPILLGDGKKVFADGVVPTNLTLVEPAVTSPKGVVRARYMLADGTPGVGDMSVSA comes from the coding sequence ATGGGACTCATTCACATCGACCTGTTCACCACACTCGACGGCGTCGCGCAAGCGCCCGGCGGTCCGGACGAGGACACCGACAGCGGGTTTACGTTCGGCGGCTGGCAGGCGCCTCTCCTCGACGAGGTCGTCGGTGAGCAGGTCGAGTCCGGTATGGCCGGGATGGACGCACTGCTGCTCGGCCGTCGGACCTACGACATCTTCGCCGCCTACTGGCCAGACGCGGGGGGCGACATCGCGCGACGGTTCAACAGCGTCCCGAAATACGTGGCTTCGCGCCGCGCGCAGACTCTCGAATGGGCCGACTCCACACTGCTGGTTCGGGATACCGCGGCCGCTGTCCGCGAGCTTCGCAACCGCCACTCGAACACCCACGTCATCGGCAGTCTCGACTTCGTTCAGACCCTGTTCGCGGAGCGACTCTTCGATCGGCTGACCCTGTGGGTGTACCCGATCCTGCTCGGCGATGGAAAGAAGGTCTTCGCCGACGGGGTTGTTCCGACGAATCTCACCCTCGTCGAACCTGCCGTCACCTCACCGAAGGGCGTGGTGCGTGCGCGCTACATGCTCGCCGACGGGACGCCCGGCGTCGGTGACATGTCGGTCAGCGCGTAA
- a CDS encoding YbaB/EbfC family nucleoid-associated protein, with protein sequence MSTADMDSVRGRSEVLRGQIDSMMDDLRTRTARLAEAQEAIALSTAHARSADGSVEIVVNASGAVVGVKFSPDAFSRTTPRKLAAAVLATAGLAAADMRRQNAEILRPFIAAAQVDLPDLIPGAPSLRDEAPAVTVDDRSIWNRTVLRSAGNA encoded by the coding sequence GTGAGTACAGCTGACATGGATTCGGTGCGGGGGAGATCCGAAGTCCTTCGGGGACAGATCGATTCGATGATGGATGATCTGCGAACCCGGACTGCGCGGCTGGCCGAAGCTCAAGAGGCGATCGCTCTCTCCACGGCGCATGCCCGATCTGCGGACGGTTCCGTGGAGATTGTCGTCAATGCTTCGGGCGCGGTTGTCGGCGTCAAATTTTCTCCTGACGCGTTCTCCCGGACGACACCGCGGAAACTCGCCGCTGCCGTTCTGGCGACCGCAGGATTGGCCGCGGCGGACATGCGCCGACAGAACGCCGAGATACTGAGGCCGTTCATAGCCGCAGCACAGGTGGATCTGCCGGATCTGATTCCGGGAGCGCCGAGTTTGCGTGATGAGGCGCCGGCGGTCACGGTTGACGACCGATCGATCTGGAACCGTACTGTTCTGAGGAGCGCCGGCAATGCCTGA
- a CDS encoding WXG100 family type VII secretion target, whose translation MPEFWIDVEEMRSVAPRFASISRDLEEARLKIEEVMAAEGPSWGTDTFGVTFASAYLPGSESVLAGVTMTAGALRNLTDALFRTTANFESIDARLADNLAGGL comes from the coding sequence ATGCCTGAATTCTGGATTGATGTCGAGGAGATGCGTTCGGTTGCGCCGAGATTCGCGAGCATTTCACGGGACCTCGAGGAAGCTCGGCTCAAAATCGAAGAAGTGATGGCTGCCGAGGGGCCGAGTTGGGGCACCGACACTTTCGGGGTCACCTTCGCTTCTGCTTACCTGCCGGGTTCTGAATCGGTCCTTGCCGGTGTCACGATGACGGCCGGTGCATTGCGCAATCTCACCGACGCGTTATTTCGGACAACAGCGAACTTCGAGAGCATCGACGCACGACTAGCCGACAATCTGGCGGGTGGGCTCTGA
- a CDS encoding WXG100-like domain-containing protein, translating to MGIEIPGYLQAVASVAVGSDWPDGDETSLWRLGDAWAEMAAALGTASEFGDAAARGALSAIDGEMHDSLAAFWGDSGGVADVFDRLISAAKELGESCDSTATDIEYTKLSIIAALIALAIELASMAAAAIPTLGLSTVGAAAAEVATALTVRMLLRQLLIRVLEAAAVEAASAVFSGLVIQLGQMTMDHRQSVDVGKVVTEGRDAFVKGAANGVLKTTSATSNVAHPVTGAATTPYQRIARNGMDDAVSGASAAVVTKEVTGGDASITDITSGAVGGATGSVKDGLIARTDDLAAVGVTSNLLNWNF from the coding sequence ATGGGAATCGAGATTCCGGGATATCTGCAAGCAGTTGCGAGCGTAGCGGTGGGCAGCGACTGGCCCGACGGCGATGAGACGTCCTTGTGGCGTCTGGGGGATGCCTGGGCGGAGATGGCAGCGGCGTTGGGAACCGCCTCTGAATTTGGTGATGCGGCCGCTCGGGGAGCGCTTTCTGCGATCGACGGCGAGATGCATGATTCACTGGCCGCATTCTGGGGCGATTCCGGTGGCGTTGCAGACGTCTTTGATCGGTTGATCTCAGCGGCAAAAGAACTGGGGGAATCCTGTGACTCGACTGCAACCGACATCGAATACACCAAGCTGTCGATCATTGCGGCTTTGATTGCCCTCGCAATTGAGCTTGCGAGTATGGCCGCCGCCGCGATACCGACTTTGGGTCTGAGCACCGTGGGAGCCGCTGCCGCTGAAGTGGCGACTGCGCTGACTGTTCGAATGTTGTTGCGACAATTACTGATCCGGGTACTCGAGGCCGCTGCCGTAGAAGCTGCGTCGGCCGTCTTTTCCGGCCTTGTCATTCAATTGGGGCAGATGACGATGGATCATCGGCAGTCCGTCGACGTCGGGAAGGTCGTAACCGAGGGGCGCGACGCGTTTGTGAAAGGAGCCGCGAATGGCGTCCTGAAAACCACCTCGGCCACCAGCAATGTTGCCCATCCCGTTACAGGCGCGGCCACAACTCCCTATCAGCGGATCGCCCGTAACGGGATGGATGACGCAGTGAGCGGAGCATCCGCCGCCGTCGTCACCAAGGAGGTCACCGGCGGTGATGCCTCAATCACGGACATCACGTCCGGCGCCGTCGGTGGAGCAACGGGATCGGTGAAAGACGGATTGATTGCCCGCACCGACGATCTTGCTGCGGTGGGTGTGACGTCGAACCTTCTGAACTGGAATTTCTGA
- the msrB gene encoding peptide-methionine (R)-S-oxide reductase MsrB, which translates to MSSPDSVPEVTLTESEWREKLTPAEYAVLRQAGTERPNVGEYTNTTTEGVYSCRACGAELFRSTEKFESHCGWPSFFDPANSDAVILKEDVSLGMRRVEVVCKKCHSHLGHVFEGEGYPTPTDQRYCINSISLVLHPAQ; encoded by the coding sequence ATGAGTTCTCCAGACAGCGTCCCCGAAGTCACCCTCACCGAGAGCGAGTGGCGAGAGAAACTGACCCCGGCCGAGTACGCGGTCCTGCGTCAAGCGGGTACCGAGCGACCCAATGTCGGTGAGTACACCAACACCACTACTGAAGGTGTGTACTCCTGTCGGGCTTGCGGCGCCGAACTGTTCCGCAGCACCGAGAAGTTCGAATCGCACTGCGGTTGGCCGTCATTCTTCGATCCGGCCAACTCCGACGCCGTGATCCTCAAAGAAGATGTGAGCCTGGGCATGCGCCGCGTCGAGGTTGTGTGCAAAAAATGCCACAGCCACCTCGGCCACGTCTTCGAAGGCGAGGGGTACCCCACCCCGACAGATCAGCGGTACTGCATCAACTCGATTTCCCTGGTTTTGCATCCCGCGCAGTAA
- a CDS encoding glycosyltransferase family 87 protein, with protein MYRSEVFLRQLEPRTGRTTQQVVNYVLWPIAVMTVINRVVVKAVNGAITDDFRPVYNAALAFWNGRPVYTADFNSVDPHYLYPPSGSLLMAPLSILDPERSRWLFIGVNAVAVLVALYLLLRLFDLKISSIAAPIVVLAAFTSETVTNTLIFTNINGIVLLSEMAFLLFLMRRKDLWAGAAIGITLAIKPTLAPLLLLPLVRGQWKVFVTALGIPFILTVVAVPLSADPMAFVERTVPYLLESRDYFNSSIVGNGAYFGLPEWLILSLRAMFAVMVLVSLWLLYRYYRNDELFFLTTTTGLIMTASFLLPSLGQMYYSMMLFPLLMSVMLKNSVMRNWPAWLAVYGCMTFDDWWSLRWPAFGRAAEYMKSTLGWSLLLIVIFCVLGYRYLVARREGRLDRGIDPAYLLDPPLEAPSPAREAEPAVKD; from the coding sequence GTGTACCGTTCCGAAGTGTTCCTTAGACAGCTCGAGCCTCGTACAGGGCGGACAACCCAACAAGTCGTCAACTACGTTTTGTGGCCGATCGCCGTGATGACCGTGATCAATCGCGTCGTCGTCAAAGCCGTCAACGGGGCGATCACCGATGACTTCCGGCCGGTTTACAACGCAGCTCTGGCGTTCTGGAACGGCCGACCGGTGTACACCGCCGACTTCAATTCGGTAGATCCGCATTACCTCTACCCACCATCCGGTTCGCTGTTGATGGCACCACTCTCCATCCTGGATCCGGAACGGTCCCGCTGGCTTTTCATCGGTGTCAACGCAGTTGCCGTCCTGGTCGCGTTGTATCTACTGCTGCGCCTGTTCGATCTGAAGATCAGCTCCATCGCCGCACCGATCGTCGTTCTGGCTGCGTTCACGTCGGAGACGGTCACCAACACTCTGATCTTCACCAATATCAACGGCATCGTGCTACTCAGCGAAATGGCATTCCTGCTGTTCCTGATGCGCCGAAAAGACCTGTGGGCAGGCGCCGCAATCGGTATCACCCTCGCCATCAAGCCCACACTGGCCCCACTTCTGTTGCTGCCGTTGGTCCGTGGGCAGTGGAAGGTATTTGTCACCGCACTCGGAATCCCGTTCATCCTCACCGTCGTCGCAGTACCGCTTTCTGCCGATCCGATGGCGTTTGTCGAACGCACCGTCCCGTATCTGCTGGAATCTCGCGACTACTTCAACAGTTCGATCGTGGGGAACGGCGCCTACTTCGGCCTGCCCGAGTGGCTGATCCTGTCGCTCCGAGCGATGTTCGCCGTCATGGTCCTCGTATCGCTGTGGCTGCTGTACCGCTACTACCGCAACGACGAACTGTTCTTCCTCACCACCACAACCGGCTTGATCATGACGGCGTCGTTCCTGCTGCCGTCACTGGGCCAGATGTACTACTCGATGATGCTGTTCCCGCTCCTCATGTCGGTGATGCTCAAGAACTCGGTGATGCGAAACTGGCCGGCCTGGCTTGCCGTCTACGGTTGCATGACCTTCGACGACTGGTGGTCACTGCGATGGCCCGCCTTCGGCCGAGCAGCCGAGTACATGAAGAGCACTCTCGGCTGGAGTTTGCTCCTGATCGTGATCTTCTGCGTCTTGGGCTACCGGTACCTCGTTGCACGACGGGAAGGCCGACTGGACCGCGGAATCGACCCCGCCTATCTACTGGATCCACCACTCGAAGCGCCTTCACCTGCGCGCGAAGCCGAACCTGCAGTGAAGGATTAG
- a CDS encoding alpha/beta hydrolase has product MRRAALIAVVLATCCACGAGPSLRPVVAVEGHTGGTPATTDASGTVSPPVPEPAVPSNDLPWRDCSGTSLSDRALTAATAGVILECAEFSAPIDVSGQIDGTFTAAATRARTSSTPADAYPVVFTSGTDRSSGSTLAMLGSSGLTAVLAAHPVVALDRRGIDRSTPIECMEPDIRRGLADLGQFEPSTSGDAADAVSELGHDATIACTDYLEPQELKFGADAAAQDIEALRSRWGVDTIALWAAGSGSDIALSYAAAHPDNLARLILDSPAPVATDAATEAESHVRGQEAALTAFATRCAALSCSLGPDPHAAVVTLMERARKGEFRPLSASSLANAISASLGISGQNRQLDTTALADALSALGTGNPVPMRERAAAAEKDLGSDGQFVGRCTDGGQWPGVGRARELQQTWGGAYPVFGNEAALGLLACASWPTTTPTPLPTTLKPTVLVLSGQADPAVGNSGLASVTGVVTNAGTRFATLDWQGAGHPAMQSNCAQKAAVSYLDNQALPSNGSVCPA; this is encoded by the coding sequence ATGCGCAGAGCGGCTTTGATTGCAGTAGTCCTGGCGACGTGTTGTGCCTGCGGAGCGGGCCCCTCACTTCGCCCTGTCGTAGCGGTCGAAGGTCACACCGGTGGAACCCCGGCCACAACCGACGCGTCGGGCACCGTGAGTCCGCCTGTCCCCGAACCTGCTGTCCCGAGCAACGACCTCCCCTGGCGCGACTGCAGCGGAACATCGCTGAGCGATCGGGCGTTGACCGCTGCAACCGCCGGCGTCATCCTCGAATGCGCCGAGTTCAGCGCGCCCATCGATGTCAGCGGCCAGATCGACGGAACATTCACGGCCGCCGCCACCCGCGCCCGAACGTCCTCGACGCCGGCTGACGCCTATCCCGTCGTATTTACATCCGGAACCGATCGCTCGTCCGGAAGCACCCTGGCGATGCTGGGATCGTCCGGTCTGACAGCCGTACTTGCCGCCCACCCGGTCGTCGCACTCGATCGCCGCGGAATCGACCGCTCGACGCCCATCGAATGCATGGAACCGGACATCCGCCGCGGGCTCGCCGACCTCGGTCAATTCGAACCGAGCACTTCGGGCGATGCCGCCGACGCCGTCTCCGAACTCGGCCACGACGCCACCATTGCGTGCACCGACTACCTGGAACCGCAGGAACTGAAGTTCGGCGCCGACGCGGCCGCCCAAGACATCGAGGCACTGCGCTCGCGCTGGGGCGTCGACACGATTGCACTCTGGGCCGCCGGTTCCGGATCCGACATTGCGTTGAGCTACGCCGCAGCCCATCCCGACAACCTTGCCCGGCTGATACTCGACTCACCGGCCCCGGTTGCCACTGACGCGGCTACCGAGGCCGAAAGCCACGTCCGAGGACAGGAAGCCGCTCTCACAGCGTTCGCCACGCGTTGCGCCGCACTCTCGTGCTCCCTCGGGCCCGATCCACACGCCGCCGTCGTCACACTGATGGAACGAGCCCGGAAGGGAGAGTTCCGCCCGTTGTCGGCGTCGTCGCTCGCGAACGCCATCTCCGCGAGCCTCGGGATCTCCGGACAGAACCGGCAGCTCGACACCACGGCCCTCGCCGACGCCCTGAGCGCGCTCGGTACCGGGAATCCGGTGCCGATGCGTGAACGCGCCGCCGCGGCCGAGAAGGATCTGGGCAGCGACGGTCAGTTTGTCGGACGCTGCACCGACGGTGGGCAGTGGCCGGGCGTCGGACGTGCACGCGAATTGCAGCAGACGTGGGGCGGCGCCTATCCGGTGTTCGGGAACGAAGCCGCCCTTGGGCTGTTGGCGTGCGCCAGCTGGCCGACCACCACCCCGACTCCCCTACCGACCACTCTGAAACCGACGGTCCTCGTGTTGAGCGGCCAGGCAGATCCCGCCGTCGGCAACAGCGGACTGGCCAGCGTCACCGGAGTGGTCACCAATGCGGGAACCCGGTTCGCCACCCTCGACTGGCAAGGCGCCGGTCACCCCGCGATGCAATCCAACTGCGCACAGAAGGCCGCCGTGTCCTACCTCGACAATCAAGCCTTGCCGTCCAACGGAAGTGTCTGCCCCGCCTGA
- a CDS encoding pyrimidine reductase family protein, translating into MHRTHIATYFTPEDPDGLRALYAYPENLTHPWLRVNFVSSIDGAVSVSGVSGGLGTPADKTVFGILRELCDVVVVGAGTARSENYGGAVMSDDAQERRVDAGLAPVPPILIVSARASVDPDSRLFRDTTVPPILLVGRDADPVAVANLRAAGADIHRSDNPAVRSIDIEKAVSQLNLPRILCEGGPSLFGQLIADDAVDELCITTSPQLVGGAAGRIATSPHALPTPMTPAHILTDADGTILSRWVRRRPRH; encoded by the coding sequence ATGCACCGTACGCATATTGCGACCTACTTCACACCGGAGGATCCGGACGGCCTCCGTGCGCTCTACGCCTACCCGGAAAATCTCACGCACCCCTGGCTGCGCGTGAATTTTGTATCGAGCATCGACGGGGCCGTCTCCGTCAGCGGCGTGAGCGGTGGCCTGGGCACCCCGGCTGACAAGACTGTGTTCGGAATTTTGCGGGAACTCTGCGACGTCGTGGTTGTCGGAGCCGGTACTGCTCGCTCCGAAAATTACGGCGGAGCTGTGATGAGCGACGACGCTCAGGAACGCCGCGTCGACGCGGGCCTGGCACCCGTGCCGCCAATTCTGATCGTCTCGGCACGTGCATCGGTCGACCCGGACAGTCGATTGTTCCGAGACACCACGGTTCCTCCGATCCTCCTCGTCGGCCGCGACGCAGACCCCGTCGCCGTCGCGAACCTTCGCGCAGCCGGTGCCGACATTCACCGGAGCGACAATCCCGCGGTGCGGAGCATCGATATCGAGAAGGCAGTCTCCCAGTTGAATCTGCCTCGAATCCTTTGTGAGGGTGGACCTTCCCTGTTCGGCCAACTGATCGCAGACGACGCGGTCGACGAACTGTGCATCACCACCTCACCGCAACTCGTCGGCGGCGCGGCCGGACGAATTGCAACCTCCCCCCACGCCCTACCCACCCCGATGACACCCGCACACATCCTCACCGACGCCGACGGCACGATTCTCTCGCGGTGGGTTCGTCGCCGCCCGCGGCACTGA
- the zapE gene encoding cell division protein ZapE, which translates to MHERLVDRSPVVPADQLVAQMVPPAMFDEVSFASYIPDPKEPSQSAAVAKAEEFSKRVAKIRGGGRRGLFGKKTPSTGAGLYLDGGFGVGKTHLLASIFHSVPSPKAFGTFVELTHVVGALGFNKAVEAFSEHSVLCIDEFELDDPGDTMLVSRLLSELSARGVSIIATSNTLPGQLGEGRFAAQDFLREIKKLGSIFETIRVDGPDYRHRDLPPAPDPISSDELVTRAASIDGATLDNFDELCKHLSTLHPSRYNKLVEGVRAVFIDGVHPATDQSVALRFVVLADRLYDASIPVTVSGARLDEIFTPEMLAGGYKKKYLRATSRLLALSRFEVAAN; encoded by the coding sequence ATGCATGAACGTCTTGTCGATCGCAGCCCGGTGGTACCCGCCGATCAATTGGTAGCTCAAATGGTCCCACCCGCAATGTTCGACGAGGTGAGTTTCGCTTCCTACATTCCTGATCCCAAGGAACCGAGCCAGTCGGCTGCTGTCGCCAAGGCCGAGGAATTCTCCAAGCGCGTAGCCAAGATTCGTGGCGGTGGACGTCGCGGATTGTTCGGCAAGAAGACTCCGTCGACCGGTGCTGGTCTGTACCTCGACGGCGGTTTCGGTGTCGGTAAGACGCACCTTCTGGCGTCGATTTTCCACAGTGTTCCTTCGCCCAAAGCCTTCGGCACCTTCGTCGAGTTGACCCATGTTGTGGGCGCGCTCGGCTTCAACAAGGCCGTCGAGGCGTTCTCCGAGCACAGCGTTCTGTGCATCGACGAATTCGAGCTCGACGATCCGGGCGACACCATGCTCGTCTCGCGGTTGCTCTCGGAGCTTTCGGCACGCGGCGTGTCGATCATCGCGACATCCAACACGTTGCCGGGCCAGTTGGGTGAGGGCCGTTTCGCAGCGCAGGACTTCTTGCGCGAGATCAAGAAGCTCGGATCGATCTTCGAGACCATTCGTGTCGACGGTCCCGACTACCGTCACCGCGACCTGCCGCCGGCCCCCGATCCGATTTCCTCGGATGAGCTGGTGACGCGTGCGGCGTCCATCGACGGCGCAACACTCGATAACTTCGACGAGCTGTGCAAGCACCTCAGCACGTTGCATCCGTCGCGGTACAACAAGCTGGTCGAGGGCGTTCGCGCTGTCTTCATCGACGGCGTTCACCCCGCAACAGACCAGTCGGTGGCTCTGCGTTTCGTGGTTCTTGCCGACCGCCTCTACGACGCGAGCATCCCGGTCACCGTTTCCGGTGCACGTCTCGACGAAATCTTCACCCCGGAGATGCTGGCCGGCGGTTACAAGAAGAAGTACCTCCGTGCGACGTCGCGTCTGCTCGCTCTGTCGCGCTTCGAGGTTGCAGCCAACTAG